In Bacillota bacterium, the genomic window CCATGGCCCGCAGGCCCTCGCTGGAAAACCTGCCCTCTAAGGCGAGCGCAGCGCGGAGCTTGGTGCCCATCAGCCTGAGCACCGCCTCCTGCAGGTGCCGGCGGTGGGCCAGGAAGACCACTCGCACGGGCTTCGTCTGCCCGATCCGCCAGGACCGCCGCGAGGCCTGCCTGAGCGTGTAGAGCGAGTACCCGGTCTGGAAAAACACCAGCGTGGGGAAGTCGATGAGGTCCAGCCCCACCTCCACCAGCCGGGCGTTGGCGACGACCACCTCGGTACCGCCGGCGACCTGGCGGGCAATCCACTCCTCACGCGCCGCCGGCCGCACCGACTCGCGCAGCACTGCCACCCGCAGCCCCGCGCCGGAGAGGATCTCCCCCAGCCGGGCGGAGACGTCGCGCGTGCCCGTGTACGCCACGTACACGAACACCCGCCTGCCGGCGGAGATCTCCGCGCGGCAGAGGCCGACGAGCGCCTCCTCTTTCGGGTAGGTGGGCCACTCCGGCAGGTCCCGCGGCACCGCCACCACCCGGCCGCCCGAGCCCGTCACCGGCGGGTTGCCCGCCGGCCGGTCGGGGTACGACAGCGCGGCGTGGACGTAGCCGGCCACGCGGGCCGAGCCCGCCCGCAGCACGCGGGACACGTCGCCCCGCAGCCCCGCGCGCAGCGCCTCGTACTCCCGCCGCTGGTCGGGCGACATGTCCTGGAGCAGCACCTCCTCCCGGTAGGGCGGAAGGTCGCAGGCAAGGTCGGAAAGCTCGAGGAACACCGTGCACTCCAGGAGGTGCTCGGAGAACACCGCGGGCGAGATGCCGGGCTTTTCCCTCACCCTGA contains:
- a CDS encoding helicase-related protein — protein: SAASAQGRAFGVFAARARRVLALTGTVTGGYASDLFYLLYRLNPAAMKAAGYGYGDVGKFVAAYGCLEKVAQAPEGRAARSSRAGVPRLRVREKPGISPAVFSEHLLECTVFLELSDLACDLPPYREEVLLQDMSPDQRREYEALRAGLRGDVSRVLRAGSARVAGYVHAALSYPDRPAGNPPVTGSGGRVVAVPRDLPEWPTYPKEEALVGLCRAEISAGRRVFVYVAYTGTRDVSARLGEILSGAGLRVAVLRESVRPAAREEWIARQVAGGTEVVVANARLVEVGLDLIDFPTLVFFQTGYSLYTLRQASRRSWRIGQTKPVRVVFLAHRRHLQEAVLRLMGTKLRAALALEGRFSSEGLRAMAQGDDLGVELARVLVEGLESVEGLELFGAAWAPPEPAVQVAAEGSQLVWQFA